From the Oceanicaulis alexandrii DSM 11625 genome, one window contains:
- a CDS encoding DUF484 family protein, with amino-acid sequence MMSALDTLDLETLRTALRARPEVITGDPELMAAIRAADSGDSVVDLGQRRQKKLEKDLRKARATSDALIALAKANMAAQAQTHAAVLAILEAEDLSALDHKLAGRVAGALSVDAVRVFLEGHSPLKDADAILGCSPELADGLLGDDSERLGLVNGRFADALYGPLGPNMRSEAIARIEIGGHPGVLCLASRDARAFTADQGADLIHFLARALERRIAPWLRS; translated from the coding sequence ATGATGAGCGCCCTGGACACGCTGGATCTGGAAACCCTGCGCACCGCCTTGCGGGCGCGTCCGGAAGTGATCACCGGGGATCCTGAGCTGATGGCCGCGATTCGCGCCGCAGACTCAGGTGACAGTGTTGTCGATCTGGGCCAGCGCCGTCAGAAAAAGCTGGAAAAGGATCTGCGCAAGGCGCGCGCCACCAGCGACGCTTTGATCGCGCTCGCCAAGGCCAATATGGCCGCCCAGGCCCAGACCCACGCCGCTGTTCTGGCGATTCTGGAGGCCGAAGACCTCAGCGCGCTTGATCACAAGCTCGCGGGCCGCGTCGCCGGCGCCTTGAGCGTGGACGCTGTCAGAGTGTTTCTAGAAGGTCATTCCCCGCTGAAAGACGCAGACGCGATTCTGGGCTGCTCGCCCGAACTGGCAGACGGGCTGCTCGGCGATGACAGCGAACGCCTGGGGCTTGTGAACGGGCGGTTCGCTGATGCGCTCTACGGCCCGCTCGGCCCGAACATGCGCTCTGAAGCCATCGCCCGCATCGAAATCGGCGGCCATCCCGGCGTCTTGTGCCTGGCCAGTCGGGATGCACGAGCTTTCACGGCGGATCAGGGCGCAGACCTCATCCATTTCCTCGCCCGGGCGCTTGAACGCCGGATCGCGCCATGGCTGCGCAGCTAG
- the odhB gene encoding 2-oxoglutarate dehydrogenase complex dihydrolipoyllysine-residue succinyltransferase gives MTEITVPTLGESVTEATVGEWQVSEGDAVKKDDILVELETDKVSVEVRAEEDGVLSKIVAQEGDTVEIGATLAELGAGGGASASKASDDKPAKKSEDKSDAKSGGSGGGDLIDAKVPVMGESVAEGQVGQWLVQPGEAVEQDQALLEIETDKVAVEVPAPAAGVLEEQLVAEGDTVTPDQVIGKIRAGASASAAPKSEDAPKAAASSSSSGGDAKAMPSANRVASENNLDLSKVEGTGKDGRVTKGDALKAVQSGGTASAPAAEKSSKPRDTGPREERVKMTRLRQTIARRLKDAQNSAAMLTTYNEADMSAIMSLRKEIQDDFVAKHGVKLGFMSFFVKACVAALKDVPAVNAEIDGTDIIYKNYYDMGVAVGTDRGLVVPVVRDADDLSLAGVEKSIMDLGKRARDGKLGIDDMQGASFTISNGGVYGSLLSSPILNAPQSGILGMHKIQERPVAINGEVKIRPMMYLALSYDHRIVDGKEAVTFLVRVKESLENPQRLLLDI, from the coding sequence ATGACCGAGATCACCGTCCCCACCCTCGGCGAATCCGTGACCGAAGCCACTGTCGGCGAATGGCAGGTTTCCGAAGGCGACGCCGTGAAGAAAGACGACATCCTGGTGGAGCTGGAAACCGACAAGGTGTCGGTGGAAGTGCGCGCCGAGGAAGATGGCGTTCTCTCCAAGATCGTCGCCCAGGAAGGCGACACCGTGGAGATCGGCGCGACGTTGGCTGAGCTGGGCGCAGGCGGCGGGGCATCCGCCTCCAAAGCCTCTGACGACAAGCCGGCGAAAAAGTCCGAAGACAAGTCCGACGCCAAATCCGGTGGTTCTGGCGGCGGCGATCTGATCGACGCCAAAGTCCCGGTGATGGGCGAAAGCGTCGCCGAAGGCCAGGTCGGCCAGTGGCTGGTGCAGCCCGGCGAGGCCGTCGAGCAGGACCAGGCGCTTTTAGAGATCGAAACCGACAAGGTGGCCGTGGAAGTGCCGGCTCCGGCGGCGGGCGTTCTGGAAGAACAGCTTGTGGCTGAAGGCGACACCGTCACGCCCGATCAGGTGATCGGCAAGATCCGCGCGGGCGCGTCCGCGTCTGCCGCGCCGAAGTCCGAGGATGCGCCGAAAGCGGCGGCGTCTTCGTCTTCTTCGGGCGGTGACGCCAAGGCCATGCCGTCCGCCAATCGCGTGGCGTCAGAAAACAATCTCGACCTGTCCAAGGTCGAAGGCACTGGCAAGGATGGCCGCGTCACCAAGGGTGATGCGCTGAAAGCCGTGCAGTCTGGCGGAACCGCATCCGCCCCGGCTGCGGAGAAATCCTCCAAGCCGCGTGACACCGGCCCGCGCGAAGAGCGCGTGAAGATGACCCGCCTGCGTCAGACCATCGCCCGCCGTCTGAAGGACGCGCAGAACTCTGCAGCGATGCTGACCACCTATAACGAAGCGGATATGAGCGCGATCATGTCCCTGCGTAAGGAAATCCAGGACGATTTCGTCGCCAAGCACGGCGTCAAGCTGGGCTTCATGAGCTTCTTCGTGAAGGCTTGCGTCGCGGCGCTGAAAGACGTCCCGGCGGTCAACGCCGAGATCGACGGCACGGACATCATCTACAAGAACTATTACGACATGGGCGTGGCCGTCGGCACCGATCGCGGCCTTGTGGTGCCGGTTGTCCGTGATGCGGACGACCTGTCGCTGGCCGGCGTCGAGAAGTCCATCATGGACCTCGGCAAGCGCGCCCGCGACGGCAAGCTCGGCATTGACGACATGCAGGGCGCCAGCTTCACCATCTCCAATGGCGGCGTGTACGGCTCGCTGCTGTCGAGCCCGATCCTGAACGCGCCGCAGTCGGGCATTCTGGGCATGCACAAGATCCAGGAGCGCCCGGTCGCCATCAATGGCGAAGTGAAGATCCGTCCGATGATGTATCTGGCGCTCTCCTACGATCACCGCATCGTGGACGGCAAGGAAGCGGTGACCTTCCTCGTCCGCGTCAAGGAAAGCCTTGAGAACCCGCAGCGCCTGCTGCTCGACATCTAG
- a CDS encoding tyrosine recombinase XerC — translation MAAQLGEPNLGADAALTAFLSHLEGERRLSPRTVEAYNRDLTGLFEFLTGHLGGALTLKALSQLTSADWRAWLADRRRDGVGPRTLQRGLSAARTFYGYGRRRWGLDNPALGLVESPKAPRRQPRPVSESAAKSLLKEARLGATEDWIGQRDAAVLSLLYGCGLRISEALALTGRDHPLPDVLRVTGKGGKSRIVPVLPAVRQAVGAYVDACPHQIERDEPLFRASRGGALQPRAMQAAMQTLRSRLGLPASATPHALRHAFATHLLAHGGDLRAIQDLLGHASLSTTQVYADIESSRLMTIHAATHPRARKRSG, via the coding sequence ATGGCTGCGCAGCTAGGCGAACCGAATCTGGGCGCGGACGCCGCCCTCACCGCCTTTTTATCCCATCTTGAGGGCGAGCGGCGACTGAGTCCGCGCACGGTCGAGGCTTATAACCGCGACCTGACAGGCCTGTTTGAGTTTCTGACCGGGCATCTGGGCGGGGCTTTGACCCTGAAGGCGCTCTCACAGCTTACCAGCGCCGACTGGCGCGCCTGGCTGGCGGATCGGCGGCGGGACGGGGTCGGTCCGCGCACCCTGCAACGCGGCCTGTCCGCGGCACGCACCTTTTACGGTTATGGCCGTCGCCGCTGGGGGCTGGACAATCCTGCGCTCGGTCTTGTGGAGTCGCCCAAGGCGCCCCGGCGCCAGCCGCGCCCGGTCAGCGAAAGCGCGGCGAAATCCCTGCTGAAGGAAGCCCGGCTCGGCGCGACTGAAGACTGGATCGGTCAGCGTGACGCCGCCGTTCTCAGCCTGCTGTATGGGTGCGGACTGCGGATCTCCGAAGCGCTGGCCCTGACAGGCCGGGACCACCCCTTGCCCGATGTGCTGCGCGTGACGGGCAAGGGCGGCAAAAGCCGGATCGTCCCGGTTCTGCCCGCGGTGCGTCAGGCGGTGGGCGCGTATGTGGACGCCTGTCCCCATCAGATCGAGCGCGATGAGCCCCTGTTTCGGGCCAGCCGCGGCGGCGCCTTGCAGCCGCGCGCCATGCAGGCCGCGATGCAGACGCTGAGATCCCGGTTGGGATTGCCTGCCAGCGCCACGCCGCACGCCCTGCGGCACGCCTTCGCAACCCATCTTCTGGCGCATGGCGGCGATCTGCGGGCGATCCAGGATCTTCTGGGCCACGCCTCGCTGAGCACGACCCAGGTCTATGCCGACATCGAATCAAGCCGGCTCATGACGATCCACGCCGCCACCCACCCCAGAGCCCGCAAGCGCAGCGGCTAG
- a CDS encoding primosomal protein N' — protein MSDAAPSPQRASVLFPMPLPEPFDYAVPEGVRVKPGDHVLAPLGKRSAPGVVWDVGPDDGKRSLKPLDDLRGGPPLSASMREFIDWAARYLVEPPGVVLRAVLRSPGALKPSPTETLYHSTGQTLIRLTAARRAVLDAVQQGPASAAELGRRAGVSASVVKGLAEAGALRAEEAPVDPPFEAPDPYKEGIELNPVQAEAASTLRRLVAAGGFQAALLDGVTGSGKTEVYFEAIAELMRREPEAQILVLLPEIALTQAVTKRFKDRFGVEPALWHSGLADKERRRTWREVASGQARIVAGARSSIFLPFTNLRGVIVDEEHDPTYKQDENLTYNARDLAVARAKLQGAVCVLASATPSLESLVNAEAGRYVHVVLPSRAGGAVLPDIELLDLRENPPEKGEWLSPPLHKAVAETLARGEQAMLYLNRRGFAPLVLCKACGHKMKSPEADRWLVEHRYTGRLVCHVTGFSMPKPKACPECGEPDSLIGVGPGVERVAEEARQRFPEARVEVFSSDTAQNGDDVRSIVQRMEDGEIDILVGTQIAAKGHNFPHLTLVGVVDADLGLAGGDLRAGERTYQTLVQAAGRAGRADRPGRAILQTWNPEHEALQALANGDRDGFLAAERMMREMLGLPPFGRLAALIVSGPDPAQLDEACQAIARAAPVSDGVQVFGPAEAPLGVVRGRWRRRFLVQAPRNVDVSAFMRAWMGRMKPPSAVRVVLDIEPYSFL, from the coding sequence GTGAGCGACGCCGCCCCATCCCCGCAACGCGCCTCGGTCCTGTTTCCGATGCCTTTGCCCGAACCGTTTGATTATGCGGTGCCAGAGGGCGTGCGCGTGAAACCCGGCGATCATGTGCTGGCGCCGCTGGGCAAGCGCAGCGCGCCGGGCGTGGTGTGGGATGTGGGCCCTGATGACGGCAAGCGCTCGTTGAAACCTCTCGATGATCTGCGCGGCGGTCCGCCCCTCAGCGCCTCCATGCGCGAGTTTATCGACTGGGCGGCGCGCTATCTGGTGGAGCCGCCCGGCGTCGTTTTGCGCGCGGTGCTCCGAAGCCCTGGCGCGCTCAAACCCTCACCCACTGAAACGCTCTATCATTCCACCGGCCAGACCCTCATTCGGCTCACTGCGGCGAGGCGTGCCGTTCTGGACGCTGTGCAGCAGGGCCCCGCCAGCGCCGCCGAGCTGGGGCGTCGTGCGGGCGTGTCCGCCTCCGTCGTGAAGGGCCTCGCCGAAGCGGGCGCCTTGCGCGCCGAGGAGGCGCCGGTTGATCCGCCGTTCGAGGCGCCTGATCCGTATAAGGAGGGCATCGAGCTCAACCCGGTGCAGGCGGAGGCGGCATCGACCTTGCGCCGTCTGGTGGCGGCGGGCGGATTTCAGGCGGCGCTGCTCGATGGCGTGACCGGGTCGGGCAAGACCGAGGTGTATTTCGAGGCCATCGCCGAGCTGATGCGGCGCGAGCCCGAGGCCCAAATCCTGGTGCTGCTACCCGAGATCGCACTGACCCAGGCGGTCACCAAACGGTTCAAGGACCGATTCGGGGTGGAGCCTGCGCTCTGGCACTCAGGGCTTGCGGACAAGGAGCGCCGCCGCACCTGGCGTGAAGTGGCGTCTGGCCAAGCGCGAATCGTCGCCGGGGCGCGGTCCTCGATCTTCCTGCCGTTCACCAATCTGCGCGGCGTGATCGTCGATGAAGAACACGATCCGACCTACAAGCAGGATGAAAACCTCACCTATAACGCCCGCGATCTGGCGGTGGCGCGCGCCAAGCTGCAGGGCGCGGTCTGCGTGCTCGCCAGCGCCACGCCCTCGCTTGAAAGCCTCGTGAACGCCGAGGCCGGGCGGTATGTGCATGTGGTGCTGCCCAGCCGGGCCGGCGGTGCGGTGCTGCCCGATATCGAGCTTCTGGACCTGCGTGAAAACCCGCCCGAGAAGGGCGAATGGCTGTCGCCGCCGCTGCACAAAGCCGTGGCTGAGACGCTCGCGCGTGGTGAGCAGGCCATGCTCTATCTCAACCGTCGCGGCTTCGCCCCGCTGGTTCTGTGCAAGGCCTGCGGGCACAAGATGAAAAGCCCGGAAGCGGACCGCTGGCTGGTGGAGCACCGCTATACCGGGCGGCTGGTCTGCCATGTCACCGGCTTTTCCATGCCCAAGCCCAAGGCCTGCCCGGAATGCGGTGAGCCTGATTCGCTGATCGGCGTGGGGCCGGGCGTCGAGCGCGTGGCCGAAGAAGCGCGTCAGCGATTCCCCGAAGCGCGGGTGGAGGTGTTTTCCTCCGACACCGCCCAGAACGGCGATGATGTGCGCTCCATCGTCCAGCGCATGGAAGATGGTGAGATCGACATTCTGGTCGGCACCCAGATCGCCGCGAAAGGTCATAACTTCCCCCATCTGACGCTGGTGGGCGTGGTGGACGCTGATCTGGGGCTCGCAGGCGGGGATTTGCGCGCCGGCGAACGCACCTATCAGACTTTGGTGCAGGCGGCGGGGCGCGCCGGACGGGCAGACCGACCGGGCCGGGCGATCCTGCAGACCTGGAACCCTGAACACGAAGCGCTGCAGGCGCTGGCGAATGGCGACCGGGACGGCTTCCTCGCCGCAGAGCGGATGATGCGCGAAATGCTGGGCCTGCCGCCCTTTGGTCGGCTCGCGGCGCTCATCGTCTCTGGTCCCGACCCGGCGCAGCTTGATGAGGCCTGCCAGGCAATCGCCCGCGCCGCGCCGGTGTCTGACGGGGTGCAGGTGTTCGGCCCCGCCGAAGCCCCCCTGGGCGTGGTGCGCGGGCGCTGGCGGCGGCGGTTTCTGGTGCAGGCGCCGCGGAATGTGGACGTCTCCGCCTTCATGCGCGCCTGGATGGGCCGCATGAAGCCGCCGTCTGCGGTCAGAGTCGTGCTCGATATCGAGCCCTATTCGTTTCTTTAA
- a CDS encoding GNAT family N-acetyltransferase, which translates to MSDDICGAVRHNAPEQVSGGLPVTISTQQQSSSTLEIRGPRLRLVAIDAELARLQVTDKDGFFAALGAQREPAWPPIADDEPKLADKLEILNRTPEEAGWRGWVFLMGWTPDGLDRAVGVGGFHGPPDEQGCVEIGYAMQPSFREQGLATEAVEGLVGWAFDHPDVSCVRAQTLPHLTASIRVLEKTGFTFVRKLTDESGETLCLFERKRD; encoded by the coding sequence ATGTCTGACGACATTTGCGGGGCGGTGCGCCATAACGCGCCCGAACAGGTCTCGGGAGGTTTGCCGGTGACGATTTCGACTCAACAGCAGTCCAGTTCAACGCTGGAAATCCGCGGCCCACGCTTGCGGCTGGTGGCGATTGATGCGGAATTGGCCCGCCTGCAGGTGACCGATAAGGACGGCTTTTTCGCCGCTCTGGGCGCGCAGCGCGAACCCGCCTGGCCGCCGATCGCTGATGATGAGCCCAAGCTGGCGGACAAACTCGAGATTCTCAATCGCACCCCGGAAGAAGCCGGCTGGCGCGGCTGGGTCTTTCTGATGGGCTGGACGCCGGACGGCCTCGACCGTGCGGTGGGCGTGGGCGGGTTCCACGGCCCGCCTGATGAACAGGGCTGCGTTGAAATCGGCTATGCGATGCAGCCCAGCTTCCGCGAGCAGGGCCTCGCCACCGAAGCGGTGGAAGGCCTTGTGGGCTGGGCGTTCGACCATCCCGACGTCAGCTGTGTGCGCGCCCAGACCCTGCCGCACCTGACCGCTTCGATCCGGGTGCTTGAGAAAACAGGCTTCACCTTCGTTAGGAAATTGACCGACGAGAGCGGCGAAACCCTGTGCCTGTTTGAGCGCAAGCGCGACTAG
- a CDS encoding F0F1 ATP synthase subunit delta: protein MTTVDNAIMSEAGERYARALFDLAEEAGVQEAVETDVDALGAVLSESADLRDALNSPLYGAAEKAAVLSALAEKLDAQDLTKKFIAVTAGNGRAGDIKDMLRAFKVLAARKRGATSAEVTTADELTATQLKELTAALKTALGQDVDIRTDVRPDILGGLIVKVGSRMFDSSLRTKLEGLRNTMKEA, encoded by the coding sequence GTGACCACCGTCGATAATGCGATCATGAGCGAGGCTGGCGAGCGCTATGCGCGCGCCTTGTTCGACCTGGCCGAAGAGGCGGGCGTGCAAGAAGCTGTCGAGACCGATGTGGACGCGCTTGGCGCGGTGCTGTCGGAGTCGGCTGATCTTCGCGACGCCCTGAACAGCCCGCTGTACGGCGCGGCTGAAAAAGCAGCTGTGCTCTCTGCTCTGGCTGAAAAGCTGGACGCCCAGGACCTGACCAAGAAATTCATCGCCGTCACGGCCGGTAATGGCCGTGCGGGCGATATCAAAGACATGCTGCGCGCCTTCAAGGTGCTTGCGGCGCGTAAACGCGGGGCGACTTCGGCTGAAGTCACCACCGCTGATGAGCTGACCGCAACGCAGCTGAAAGAACTGACCGCGGCCTTAAAAACCGCATTGGGCCAGGATGTGGACATTCGCACAGACGTGCGGCCCGACATCCTGGGCGGACTGATCGTGAAGGTCGGTTCGCGCATGTTTGACTCCTCCCTCCGTACAAAGCTGGAGGGGCTGCGCAACACGATGAAAGAGGCGTAG
- the lpdA gene encoding dihydrolipoyl dehydrogenase: MADQYDVVIIGGGPGGYNCAIRAGQLGLKTACIESRKTLGGTCLNVGCIPSKAMLHASELYEEANKNFADMGIEVGKLSLNLKKMMGQKDDAVDGLTKGVEFLFKKNKVDHVRGKGRIAGKGKVIVTGEDGKETELSAKNIVIATGSEVTPLPGVEIDEERIVSSTGALELKDVPKKLIVIGAGVIGLELGSVWRRLGADVTVVEFLDRALPGMDGEVSKQAKRLFEKQGMSFKLSRKVTGIEKLKTKLKVTTEAAKGGSEEVLDADVVLVCIGRRPYTEGLGLETVGIEVDKRGMIANDHFKTAAEGVWVVGDVTSGPMLAHKAEDEGTAVAELIAGKAGHVNYDAIPNVVYTYPEIASVGQTEEQLKEAGRKYKSGAFPFMANSRGRTNHTTDGFVKILADAETDEILGAHIVGPNAGELIAELTVAMEFRAASEDIARTCHAHPTLSEAVRQAAMGVEGWTMQM; this comes from the coding sequence ATGGCAGATCAATATGATGTGGTGATTATCGGCGGCGGCCCCGGCGGCTATAACTGCGCCATCCGCGCAGGCCAGCTGGGTCTGAAGACGGCCTGTATCGAGTCGCGCAAGACGCTGGGCGGCACCTGCCTGAATGTGGGCTGCATTCCGTCCAAGGCGATGCTGCACGCGTCCGAGCTTTATGAAGAAGCCAACAAGAATTTCGCCGATATGGGCATCGAGGTCGGCAAGCTGTCGCTGAACCTCAAGAAAATGATGGGTCAGAAGGATGACGCCGTCGACGGCCTGACCAAGGGCGTGGAATTCCTGTTCAAGAAGAACAAGGTCGATCATGTCCGCGGCAAGGGCCGCATCGCCGGCAAGGGCAAGGTGATCGTCACCGGCGAGGACGGCAAGGAAACCGAGCTCTCCGCCAAGAACATCGTCATCGCGACAGGCTCTGAGGTCACCCCGCTGCCGGGTGTCGAGATCGACGAGGAGCGCATTGTCTCCTCCACCGGCGCTCTGGAGCTCAAGGACGTCCCCAAAAAGCTGATCGTGATCGGCGCAGGCGTGATCGGGCTCGAGCTCGGCTCTGTCTGGCGCCGCCTGGGCGCGGACGTGACCGTGGTGGAATTCCTCGATCGCGCGCTGCCGGGCATGGATGGCGAGGTCTCCAAACAGGCCAAGCGTCTGTTTGAAAAGCAGGGCATGAGCTTCAAGCTGTCGCGCAAGGTGACCGGCATCGAAAAGCTCAAGACCAAGCTCAAGGTCACCACCGAAGCGGCCAAGGGCGGCTCTGAAGAGGTGCTGGATGCGGACGTGGTGCTGGTCTGCATCGGCCGCCGTCCGTACACGGAAGGCCTGGGGCTCGAGACGGTCGGGATCGAGGTCGACAAGCGCGGCATGATCGCAAACGACCACTTCAAGACCGCCGCTGAAGGCGTCTGGGTGGTCGGCGATGTGACCTCGGGTCCGATGCTCGCGCACAAGGCGGAAGATGAGGGCACGGCGGTGGCCGAGCTGATCGCCGGCAAGGCCGGGCACGTCAATTATGACGCCATCCCCAATGTGGTGTACACTTATCCCGAAATCGCTTCGGTCGGTCAGACCGAGGAACAGCTCAAGGAAGCGGGCCGCAAATACAAGTCCGGCGCCTTCCCGTTCATGGCGAACTCGCGCGGCCGCACCAACCACACGACCGACGGCTTCGTGAAAATCCTGGCGGACGCCGAGACCGATGAAATCCTCGGCGCGCATATCGTCGGCCCGAACGCCGGCGAGTTGATCGCAGAACTGACTGTGGCCATGGAATTCCGGGCGGCGTCCGAAGACATCGCGCGCACCTGCCACGCCCACCCGACCCTGTCTGAAGCCGTGCGTCAGGCGGCCATGGGGGTCGAGGGCTGGACCATGCAGATGTAA